From the Candidatus Paceibacterota bacterium genome, the window AGTATTGGCTCTTTCCCAACTCTCTCGGGCCGTGGAACAACGCGGTGGCAAACCTCGACTTTCGGACCTTCGTGATTCTGGTTCCATTGAGCAGGATGCCGACGTCGTCATGTTTATTCACCGCGATGATAAATACAATGAAAATTCAGACAAACCGAATATTGCAGAGATTCTGATTGAGAAACATCGAAATGGTCCGACTGGCAAGGTGGAACTTTATTTTGATGATAAGCGCGCTACCTTCCTTAGTATTGATAAGAGCGATTTCGGCGTCTTTGATGATTCAGCTCCCCAGCAATTCTAATGAGTGATCCGATTCGAAAATTAACGGAAATATTTTCGGAATTTCCGGGTATTGGCCCGCGACAGGCTCGTCGCTTTGTCTATTTCCTCCTGACCCGCTCCGATAGTTATCTGAAAAATCTGACTTCCCTACTCGATGAATTAAAGGCCTCAACTTCAGTCTGCCAATCGTGTTATAGATTTTTCCCGGCCGACCGATCGTCAAGTCCGCTTTGTTCTATTTGCCGCGACCCTCATCGCGATAGGAAGCTCTTAACTCTAGTAAGTCGCGACGTTGATTTAGAAAATATTGAGAAAGCCCATATTTATGCCGGACTTTACTTTGTCCTTGGAGGATCAGTGCCAATCTTGGAGAAAAACCCCGAAACTAAGATTCGTCAGAAAGAATTACTTAAAACTATTGAGAGTCGGCTCAAGAAAGAAGGCTTAACGGAGATCATCGTGGCCATGAACCTCAATCCAGAAGGTGAAAACACCGCCGATTATCTGAACGCTTTG encodes:
- a CDS encoding toprim domain-containing protein, coding for MSDPIRKLTEIFSEFPGIGPRQARRFVYFLLTRSDSYLKNLTSLLDELKASTSVCQSCYRFFPADRSSSPLCSICRDPHRDRKLLTLVSRDVDLENIEKAHIYAGLYFVLGGSVPILEKNPETKIRQKELLKTIESRLKKEGLTEIIVAMNLNPEGENTADYLNALLKPLSEKNNIKVSTLGRGLSTGTELEYSDTETIKNALKNRA